A genomic segment from Ramlibacter agri encodes:
- a CDS encoding AMP-binding protein: protein MLTQLLARAVRRNPDKAAVVQGSRRIGYGALEAEVARCAAGFAALGVGAGDGVALALANAPEFIVGLLAVARLHGIVLPLNPQFRQDEMVRLLRDTAPLVLVADATSLPVCRDAAQHMGNMHLIGVRLGDELPDFAALGLGLPAVAPPEEAWDGPALWLSTSGTTDSYKRVCCTQRNLYSEAVNFVETMALSADDTILCTIPLYHSYGIGNALLDALYLGATLVMPELPPDPVEPPFASRVAQVLELVARERVRFWPGVPHQFRVLAASPLHAAGDLDPVRLCVSSGDVLPRATFEAFRERWGLPVRSLYGSTEAGSIAIDRRPDAQVQFGTLGQPLKNVEIEIRNPDGTLLTAGETGAIWVRSPVIPPTLYDNRPAVNARVFRDGFYDTGDVGSVDAQGFLALTGRQQAFVNVGGYKVDVAEVEEVLQSCPGVSEAAALGVEVPAMGTLVKAVIVASHACTNAQVRKHCQERLAFFKVPRLIERRDALPRSPVGKVLKSELGDVSDYLARLSQGAAARLAQRWPYALPGRRQAMLEDLVGLQLADVLNRPAAGIPRNTGFVDLGLDSLGAIELRGRLEYLLARKLPETLTFDHPTVRAVAAHLLAQQAAPYDRGRENAP from the coding sequence ATGCTGACGCAGTTGCTGGCTCGCGCGGTCCGACGGAACCCGGACAAGGCTGCGGTCGTGCAGGGTTCGCGCCGGATCGGCTACGGCGCCCTGGAAGCGGAAGTCGCACGCTGTGCAGCCGGCTTCGCGGCGCTCGGCGTCGGGGCGGGCGACGGCGTGGCGCTCGCGCTGGCGAACGCGCCCGAATTCATCGTGGGCCTGCTGGCCGTCGCGCGGCTGCACGGCATCGTGCTGCCGCTCAATCCGCAGTTCCGGCAGGACGAGATGGTCCGCCTGCTGCGCGATACGGCGCCGCTCGTGCTGGTCGCCGATGCGACCAGCCTTCCCGTTTGCCGGGATGCGGCGCAGCACATGGGAAACATGCACCTGATCGGCGTGCGGCTCGGCGACGAACTGCCGGACTTCGCAGCGCTCGGCCTCGGGCTTCCCGCCGTGGCGCCGCCCGAGGAAGCCTGGGACGGCCCTGCGCTGTGGCTCTCCACGTCGGGGACGACCGACAGCTACAAGCGCGTGTGCTGCACCCAGCGCAACCTGTACTCCGAGGCCGTGAACTTCGTCGAGACGATGGCGCTGTCGGCGGACGACACCATCCTGTGCACCATCCCGCTGTACCACTCCTACGGCATCGGCAACGCCTTGCTGGACGCCCTCTACCTTGGCGCCACGCTGGTGATGCCCGAGTTGCCGCCCGACCCGGTCGAGCCCCCTTTTGCCAGCCGCGTTGCGCAGGTGCTGGAGCTGGTGGCCCGCGAGCGCGTGCGCTTCTGGCCCGGCGTACCCCACCAGTTCCGCGTGCTTGCCGCGTCGCCGCTGCATGCGGCCGGCGATCTCGACCCCGTGCGCCTGTGCGTTTCGTCCGGGGACGTGCTGCCGCGCGCCACCTTCGAGGCGTTCCGCGAACGCTGGGGGCTGCCAGTGCGCTCGCTGTATGGGTCCACCGAGGCCGGCTCCATCGCGATCGACCGCCGACCGGATGCGCAAGTGCAGTTCGGCACGCTGGGCCAGCCGCTGAAGAACGTGGAGATCGAGATCCGCAACCCGGACGGCACCCTCCTCACCGCGGGCGAGACCGGCGCGATCTGGGTGCGCAGCCCCGTCATCCCGCCCACCCTCTACGACAACCGGCCCGCGGTGAATGCGCGGGTGTTCCGGGACGGCTTCTACGACACGGGCGACGTCGGAAGCGTCGACGCGCAGGGTTTCCTGGCGCTCACTGGCCGCCAGCAGGCGTTCGTGAACGTGGGCGGCTACAAGGTGGACGTCGCGGAAGTGGAGGAAGTGCTGCAGTCCTGCCCGGGCGTGAGCGAGGCCGCGGCCCTCGGCGTCGAGGTCCCCGCGATGGGAACGCTCGTCAAGGCGGTGATCGTCGCGAGCCACGCATGCACGAACGCGCAGGTGCGCAAGCACTGCCAGGAGCGGCTGGCCTTCTTCAAGGTCCCCCGGCTGATCGAGCGCCGCGACGCCCTGCCGCGCAGCCCGGTGGGCAAGGTGCTGAAGTCCGAGCTGGGCGACGTCTCCGACTACCTCGCCCGCCTTTCGCAGGGAGCGGCCGCCCGCCTGGCGCAGCGCTGGCCCTATGCGCTCCCGGGGCGCCGGCAGGCCATGCTGGAAGACCTGGTCGGACTGCAGCTGGCGGACGTGCTGAACCGGCCCGCCGCGGGGATCCCCCGCAACACCGGCTTCGTGGACCTCGGCCTGGATTCGCTCGGCGCGATCGAGCTGCGCGGGCGCCTCGAGTACCTGCTCGCGCGCAAGCTGCCGGAGACGCTCACCTTCGACCACCCCACCGTGCGCGCGGTTGCGGCGCACCTTCTCGCCCAGCAAGCCGCTCCGTACGACCGGGGCAGGGAGAACGCACCATGA
- a CDS encoding ACT domain-containing protein: MSSLQLLLHTEMYALAKLAPDAPRPDWARGRFHCVSRSAREWSVIAEASCVPPGCTAQGGLRCLEVDGEFSLDAVGVVATVSAPIAAAGISLFLVSVWSADFVFVAQADLERALASLRAAGHAVRDLMA; the protein is encoded by the coding sequence ATGAGTTCATTGCAACTGCTCTTACATACGGAGATGTATGCGCTGGCGAAGCTGGCGCCGGACGCCCCGCGCCCCGACTGGGCACGGGGACGGTTCCACTGCGTGAGCCGCAGCGCGCGCGAGTGGAGCGTGATCGCCGAAGCTTCCTGTGTGCCGCCCGGATGCACGGCGCAAGGCGGTTTGCGCTGCCTGGAAGTCGACGGCGAGTTCAGCCTCGATGCCGTGGGCGTCGTGGCCACGGTGAGCGCGCCGATCGCCGCGGCGGGCATCAGCCTTTTCCTCGTGTCCGTCTGGAGCGCCGACTTCGTGTTCGTCGCGCAAGCGGACCTGGAGCGCGCGCTTGCCTCCCTGCGCGCCGCGGGCCATGCTGTGCGGGACCTCATGGCCTGA
- a CDS encoding type I polyketide synthase, which yields MSPGALRAEPIAIVGMACRYPGGRTPQEFWEFLLARGDGTGEIPPERWDMAAYYDADPEVPGKMYVRRGAFLGDFDLFAPAFFGISPREAQFMDPQQRLLLEVHWEALENAGVVPERLAERQVGVFVGIGTTDYGDLQATLGSTAADAYNGTGGSHAAAAGRLSYVLGVRGPSLAVDTACSASLVSAHLAVTSLRSGESDLALASGVSINFSPDVFVSLCKARMLAPDGRCKTFDARANGYVRGEGCGVLVLKRYADALADGDNVLALIRGSATNHNGHTSGLTVPSGPAQQEVVRRALRDAGVRPEEVNYLEAHGTGTAVGDPIELNALGAVFAGRQDPLLVGSVKTNTGHLEWAAGVCGLTKLVMSMQDGRIPPNLHFEQPNPMVDWTKLPLRVVQEETRWPAGPRIGGVSSFGFGGSNAHMVLEAAPPLPAREVASERPLHLLSLSAKSETALREVAQRMAAALRPCPPAEFPDFAFTANAARSHFAFRLATVAASAAEAAEQLTDFVDGKPAPALALAHAPERGPQLAMLFTGQGSQFPGMGRELYETHPPFRRAMDDCDAVLRGLLEVPLLQVLYGDTGPAEESLVHQTAYTQPALFALEWSLATLWRSWGVEPDVVLGHSVGEYVAAAVAGVFGWEEGLRLIAERARLMQSLPRTGAMLAVRADEQRVQSHIEPWSDRVAIATLNSPMDLVVSGERAAVEALGQQLTAEGVAVRPLKVSHAFHSPLMAPILEQFERAASAVTMASPRIPLISNLTGELAGDAVRDPHYWTRHLREAVRFGAGLQTALALGCEAFLELGPNPVLSTLGRMAGAPEGTLWLESLNAKKSDWRQLLETLGRLHLAGASIDFAAFDSAYPRRKRLLPNYPLERQRYWFPGVAGAQGHASLRPLVDTMVQSPLVRETIVETVFDTRSLPFLADHKVADEVVVPGAAYLAMLASAADVMGWRGCRLEQVFFLNPLALGEPARRTVQAVLSPEGEQAFTFDIVSLPAAGSEAAVKHASGRLVAASAPGDPVRVEAIEGRCPRVLPTEELFAAIAEHGVDLGPAFRWVQSLRVGDREAVATLAAPPATGPLQGHAFHPALLDACFQVASATLSDAGAEMQLPFAIRSLTVGAQAGAGPWHCHAVRVADSTWDMRLTDAAGAVLAAFEGFELRRVPQQALQQRRLADWFYRPEWVAQPPAPSPETAQLRTWLVVGAAADVAGRLATALRLQGLHVVLAAAVQADDLRRLGSASGAGTIGVVDASALPGDPKAPALPAQAEATCVAHLHATQAVLASGVAARLFTVTAGAQPVQDSEAPDPAQAALWGMTRALILECPDLRATAIDLESGELAATELDALLAELAQPPGEAQVAFRAGTRYVARLARARDTLAPTAGAPFRLQLAEYGSPDQLRVVPQARRAPGPSQVEIEVRAVALNFRDVLMSLGLLKEFYAERFGITRASDIQLGFDCAGVVTAVGEGVLTLKVGDEVMAAAPGSFASHVVAYEQVTVRKPPGLDFTAASAVPSVFCTAWHALVDLAGVKRGERVLVHAAAGGVGMAALQVALAAGAEVFATASPSKWEALRAMGVQHLMNSRDTGFADEVLRATRGEGVHVVLNSLNGAAIEASFRCLKLGGSFVEIGKIGILTAEQAAALRPDAAYHTFDLGELPGADPDAFHAMLDHLRTQFERGELTALPQVVYPLQQAVEAYRYMQQARQVGKVVLRFPQQQPRRLRPDASYLVTGGLGGLGLKVAQQLVAQGARHVVLAGRSAPRPEAEAAVAQMRETGAQVMVLAADVAEPEHVQRLLAACAGMAPLAGIVHAAGVLRIELVAQQTPATFAEVMAAKVRGAWNLHQATRTMALDHFVCFSSMAALVGSPGQSNYAAANAFLDALVHSRRSQGLAGLAIDWGPWAEVGMAADIDMSRAGIDRLDAAGGLAAVQGLMALDPDLAPAQLGVLRVRWDVFREAGMPADYASFVSQLARQAGAAGTKQSDILQQLGQADDSQRPALVAAHIRATLATVLGLAADHAIAPETPWIDLGLDSLMMVEIKNRLERSLRVSLPVELMMANVSLAAIANHVLAKLPAQVAEAQQPAPATATADASNPDETVWNEILARVEAIPQAFRTASEQRGRQVLVDGRWRTDFASCNYLGLDLHAEVMAAVPPALQQWGTHPSWTRAVASPAPYAELEGELARMVGAPDTLVFPSISLLHLGVLPTLAGFDGIILKDAAAHHSIQEACLRARSDGVEWQAFGHNDAEDLAGKLARQPPGRTKVIATDGAYSMGGAYPPLAEYARLARKHNAVVYVDDAHGFGILGEAPDAAMPYGHGGNGMLRHMGLDCVADRIVYVAGLSKAFSSYAAFVTCTDAREKLKLQTSGPYVFSGPTSTASLATALAGLRQNRIDGEARRARILQLTRQLVQGARGLGFEVDNEGDFPIVGVVMGHWEAMQRGCRTLWEHDILITPATYPAVPENRNLVRFSLTAANTDAEVARALAALRAVHESAP from the coding sequence ATGAGCCCAGGAGCGTTGCGCGCCGAGCCGATCGCGATCGTCGGCATGGCCTGCCGGTACCCCGGCGGCCGGACGCCCCAGGAGTTCTGGGAGTTCCTCCTCGCGCGCGGGGACGGCACCGGCGAGATCCCGCCGGAACGCTGGGACATGGCGGCCTACTACGACGCCGACCCCGAGGTCCCCGGCAAGATGTACGTGCGGCGCGGCGCCTTCCTCGGCGACTTCGACCTCTTCGCGCCCGCCTTCTTCGGCATCTCGCCGCGCGAAGCACAGTTCATGGACCCGCAGCAGCGCCTTCTGCTGGAGGTGCATTGGGAAGCGCTGGAGAACGCGGGCGTCGTCCCGGAACGGCTCGCCGAGCGGCAGGTGGGCGTCTTCGTCGGCATCGGCACCACCGACTATGGCGACCTGCAGGCGACGCTGGGGTCGACGGCCGCGGACGCCTACAACGGCACGGGCGGCTCGCACGCGGCCGCCGCCGGCCGGCTGTCCTATGTGCTGGGCGTGCGCGGCCCGTCGCTCGCCGTCGACACGGCGTGTTCCGCCTCGCTGGTCAGCGCGCACCTGGCCGTGACGAGCCTGCGCAGCGGCGAAAGCGACCTGGCGCTCGCTTCGGGCGTGTCCATCAACTTCTCGCCCGACGTCTTCGTCAGCCTGTGCAAGGCGCGCATGCTCGCGCCGGACGGCCGCTGCAAGACCTTCGACGCGCGCGCGAACGGCTATGTGCGGGGCGAAGGCTGCGGCGTGCTGGTGCTGAAGCGCTACGCCGACGCGCTGGCGGACGGCGACAACGTCCTCGCGCTGATCCGCGGCAGCGCCACGAACCACAACGGCCACACCAGCGGCCTGACGGTGCCCAGCGGCCCCGCGCAACAGGAGGTGGTGCGCAGGGCCCTGCGCGACGCCGGCGTCCGCCCCGAGGAAGTCAACTACCTGGAAGCGCACGGCACCGGCACGGCGGTGGGCGACCCGATCGAGCTGAATGCGCTGGGCGCCGTGTTCGCCGGCCGCCAGGATCCCCTCCTGGTCGGATCGGTGAAGACGAATACCGGCCACCTGGAATGGGCGGCCGGCGTGTGCGGCCTCACCAAGCTCGTGATGTCGATGCAGGATGGACGCATCCCGCCCAACCTGCACTTCGAGCAGCCGAACCCGATGGTGGACTGGACGAAGCTGCCGCTGCGCGTCGTGCAGGAGGAGACCCGTTGGCCGGCAGGGCCGCGCATCGGCGGCGTCAGCTCCTTCGGCTTCGGCGGCAGCAACGCGCACATGGTGCTGGAAGCCGCGCCGCCGCTGCCGGCCCGCGAAGTCGCCAGCGAGCGGCCGCTCCACCTGCTGAGCCTCTCGGCCAAGTCGGAAACGGCGCTGCGCGAGGTGGCGCAGCGCATGGCCGCCGCCCTGCGTCCCTGCCCGCCGGCGGAGTTTCCGGATTTCGCCTTCACGGCCAACGCGGCCCGTTCGCACTTCGCGTTCCGTCTCGCAACAGTGGCCGCGAGCGCGGCAGAGGCTGCGGAGCAACTCACCGATTTCGTGGACGGCAAGCCGGCGCCCGCGCTGGCGCTGGCGCATGCGCCCGAACGCGGACCGCAGCTCGCGATGCTGTTCACCGGCCAGGGCTCCCAGTTCCCGGGCATGGGGCGCGAGCTGTACGAAACGCACCCGCCCTTCCGGCGCGCCATGGACGATTGCGACGCCGTGCTGCGCGGGCTGCTCGAAGTCCCGCTGCTGCAGGTGCTGTACGGCGACACCGGGCCGGCGGAGGAATCGCTGGTCCACCAGACGGCCTACACGCAGCCGGCCCTCTTCGCGCTGGAATGGTCGCTCGCCACGCTCTGGCGTTCCTGGGGCGTGGAGCCGGACGTGGTGCTGGGACACAGCGTCGGCGAGTACGTGGCGGCGGCCGTCGCCGGCGTGTTCGGGTGGGAAGAAGGCCTGCGGCTGATTGCGGAACGGGCCCGCCTGATGCAGTCGCTGCCGCGCACGGGCGCGATGCTCGCGGTGCGCGCCGACGAACAGCGCGTCCAATCGCACATCGAGCCCTGGTCCGACCGCGTCGCGATCGCCACGCTGAACAGCCCCATGGACCTGGTCGTATCCGGCGAACGTGCTGCGGTCGAGGCGCTGGGCCAGCAACTCACGGCAGAAGGGGTGGCGGTGCGGCCCTTGAAGGTGTCGCACGCCTTCCACTCGCCGTTGATGGCGCCTATCCTGGAACAGTTCGAGCGCGCGGCATCGGCCGTCACTATGGCATCGCCGCGCATTCCCTTGATCTCGAACCTCACGGGCGAATTGGCAGGCGATGCGGTTCGCGATCCGCACTACTGGACACGGCATCTCCGGGAAGCGGTGCGCTTCGGCGCTGGGCTGCAGACGGCGCTTGCGCTTGGATGCGAGGCCTTCCTGGAGCTCGGACCCAACCCGGTGCTCTCGACGCTGGGACGCATGGCCGGCGCGCCCGAGGGCACGCTCTGGCTGGAAAGCCTCAACGCGAAGAAGTCCGACTGGCGCCAGCTGCTCGAGACGCTGGGCCGGCTGCACCTGGCCGGCGCATCCATCGATTTCGCGGCCTTCGACAGCGCTTACCCGCGGCGCAAGCGCCTGTTGCCCAACTATCCCCTGGAGCGCCAGCGCTACTGGTTTCCCGGCGTCGCGGGCGCGCAGGGCCATGCTTCCCTGCGGCCCCTGGTCGACACGATGGTGCAGTCGCCGCTGGTTCGCGAGACCATCGTCGAGACGGTGTTCGACACGCGCAGCCTGCCCTTCCTCGCCGACCACAAGGTGGCGGACGAAGTCGTCGTGCCCGGGGCAGCGTACCTGGCCATGCTGGCCAGCGCCGCGGACGTGATGGGCTGGCGCGGCTGCCGGCTCGAGCAGGTGTTCTTCCTGAACCCGCTGGCGCTCGGCGAGCCGGCCCGGCGCACCGTGCAAGCCGTGCTGTCGCCCGAGGGCGAACAAGCGTTCACCTTCGACATCGTGAGCCTGCCCGCCGCCGGCAGCGAGGCGGCGGTCAAGCATGCGAGCGGGCGCCTGGTTGCCGCCAGCGCACCCGGCGATCCCGTGCGGGTGGAAGCGATCGAAGGACGCTGCCCGCGGGTGCTGCCCACCGAGGAACTGTTCGCGGCCATCGCCGAACACGGGGTCGACTTGGGACCCGCGTTCCGTTGGGTCCAGTCCCTGCGCGTCGGCGATCGCGAGGCAGTCGCCACGCTGGCCGCCCCGCCCGCCACGGGACCGCTGCAAGGCCACGCTTTCCATCCCGCACTGCTCGATGCCTGCTTCCAGGTCGCCAGCGCGACGCTGTCCGATGCGGGTGCCGAGATGCAGTTGCCGTTCGCGATCCGGTCCTTGACGGTCGGCGCGCAAGCGGGCGCGGGCCCATGGCATTGCCACGCGGTGCGCGTCGCTGACAGCACCTGGGACATGCGCTTGACGGATGCGGCCGGCGCCGTGCTCGCGGCCTTCGAGGGCTTCGAGCTGCGCCGCGTGCCGCAACAGGCCTTGCAGCAGCGCCGGCTCGCCGACTGGTTCTACCGCCCGGAGTGGGTTGCGCAGCCCCCAGCTCCCTCCCCCGAGACCGCGCAGCTGCGAACGTGGCTCGTCGTGGGCGCTGCCGCCGACGTGGCGGGGCGACTGGCGACCGCGTTGCGGCTCCAGGGCCTGCACGTCGTGCTTGCCGCGGCCGTCCAGGCCGACGACCTGCGACGGCTGGGCAGTGCGAGCGGTGCGGGCACCATCGGCGTGGTGGACGCATCCGCGCTTCCGGGCGACCCGAAAGCGCCAGCCCTCCCCGCGCAGGCGGAGGCGACGTGCGTGGCGCATCTGCATGCCACGCAAGCGGTGCTGGCCAGCGGCGTCGCGGCGCGCCTGTTCACCGTCACGGCGGGGGCGCAACCGGTGCAGGACAGCGAAGCGCCCGACCCGGCGCAGGCTGCGCTGTGGGGCATGACGCGCGCGCTCATCCTCGAATGCCCCGACCTGCGGGCGACGGCGATCGACCTGGAGAGCGGCGAGCTGGCGGCCACCGAGCTCGATGCACTGCTCGCCGAACTGGCGCAGCCGCCGGGCGAGGCGCAGGTGGCGTTCCGGGCCGGGACGCGCTACGTGGCGCGACTGGCGCGCGCGCGCGACACGCTCGCGCCCACGGCCGGCGCACCGTTCCGCCTGCAGCTGGCCGAATACGGCAGCCCGGACCAACTGCGGGTGGTGCCGCAGGCGCGACGCGCGCCGGGGCCCTCGCAGGTGGAGATCGAGGTGCGGGCCGTTGCGCTCAATTTCCGCGACGTCCTGATGTCGCTCGGCCTGCTGAAGGAGTTCTACGCGGAGCGCTTCGGCATCACGCGCGCCTCCGACATCCAGCTCGGGTTCGACTGCGCCGGCGTCGTGACTGCCGTGGGCGAAGGCGTCCTCACGCTGAAGGTCGGCGACGAGGTCATGGCTGCCGCCCCCGGATCGTTCGCCAGCCATGTGGTCGCCTACGAACAGGTCACGGTGCGCAAGCCGCCAGGCCTGGACTTCACCGCGGCCTCCGCCGTCCCGAGCGTGTTTTGCACGGCGTGGCACGCCCTGGTCGACCTCGCGGGCGTGAAGCGGGGCGAACGCGTGCTGGTCCACGCCGCTGCCGGCGGCGTGGGGATGGCGGCGCTGCAGGTCGCGCTCGCCGCGGGCGCCGAAGTGTTCGCGACCGCCAGTCCCTCGAAGTGGGAGGCGCTGCGTGCGATGGGCGTGCAGCACCTGATGAATTCCCGCGACACCGGATTCGCGGACGAGGTGCTTCGCGCGACGCGCGGCGAAGGCGTGCACGTGGTGCTGAACAGCCTCAATGGCGCGGCGATCGAAGCAAGCTTCCGCTGCCTCAAGCTGGGAGGCAGCTTCGTGGAGATCGGCAAGATCGGCATCCTGACGGCCGAACAGGCGGCGGCGCTGCGGCCCGATGCGGCGTACCACACGTTCGACCTCGGCGAACTGCCGGGCGCCGACCCCGATGCGTTCCATGCCATGCTGGACCACCTCCGCACGCAGTTCGAGCGTGGCGAGCTCACCGCCCTGCCGCAGGTGGTCTATCCGCTGCAGCAAGCCGTGGAGGCGTACCGGTACATGCAGCAGGCGCGGCAGGTGGGCAAGGTGGTCCTGCGCTTCCCGCAGCAGCAGCCGCGCCGCCTGCGGCCCGATGCGAGCTATCTCGTGACGGGCGGGCTCGGCGGGCTCGGGCTCAAGGTGGCGCAGCAGCTGGTGGCACAAGGCGCGCGGCACGTCGTGCTGGCCGGCCGCAGCGCCCCGCGGCCGGAAGCGGAAGCCGCCGTCGCGCAGATGCGCGAGACGGGAGCGCAGGTGATGGTGCTGGCCGCGGACGTGGCCGAACCGGAGCACGTCCAGCGGCTGCTCGCCGCCTGCGCGGGCATGGCGCCGCTCGCGGGCATCGTGCATGCGGCGGGCGTGCTGCGCATCGAGCTGGTGGCGCAGCAGACGCCTGCGACCTTCGCCGAAGTGATGGCGGCCAAGGTCCGCGGCGCGTGGAACCTGCACCAGGCCACGCGCACCATGGCGCTGGACCATTTCGTGTGCTTCTCGTCCATGGCCGCTCTCGTGGGCTCGCCAGGACAGAGCAACTACGCCGCAGCCAACGCCTTCCTCGATGCGCTGGTGCACTCGCGTCGCAGCCAGGGGCTCGCCGGCCTCGCGATCGACTGGGGGCCGTGGGCCGAGGTCGGCATGGCCGCGGACATCGACATGAGCCGCGCCGGGATCGACCGGCTGGACGCCGCGGGCGGCCTTGCCGCCGTGCAGGGGCTGATGGCGCTGGACCCGGACCTCGCGCCGGCGCAGCTCGGCGTGCTGCGCGTGCGCTGGGACGTGTTCCGCGAAGCCGGCATGCCGGCGGACTACGCGAGCTTCGTAAGCCAACTGGCGCGCCAGGCGGGGGCGGCGGGCACTAAGCAATCCGACATCCTGCAGCAACTGGGCCAGGCCGACGACTCGCAACGGCCTGCGCTGGTTGCGGCCCACATTCGCGCGACTCTCGCCACGGTGCTGGGCCTGGCTGCGGACCATGCCATCGCGCCGGAGACGCCCTGGATCGACCTGGGCCTGGACTCGCTGATGATGGTCGAGATCAAGAACCGGCTGGAACGCTCGCTGCGGGTGAGCCTGCCGGTCGAACTGATGATGGCCAACGTGAGCCTCGCCGCGATCGCGAACCATGTTCTCGCCAAGCTGCCGGCGCAGGTGGCCGAGGCGCAGCAGCCGGCGCCGGCCACCGCAACGGCCGATGCGTCGAACCCGGACGAAACCGTCTGGAACGAGATCCTGGCGCGCGTGGAAGCCATTCCGCAGGCGTTCCGGACCGCGAGCGAGCAACGCGGACGGCAGGTGCTGGTGGACGGGCGCTGGCGGACCGACTTCGCGTCCTGCAACTACCTGGGCCTGGACCTGCATGCGGAGGTGATGGCGGCAGTGCCGCCGGCGCTGCAGCAGTGGGGGACGCATCCGAGCTGGACGCGGGCTGTCGCCTCGCCGGCGCCGTACGCCGAACTCGAAGGCGAACTGGCGCGGATGGTGGGTGCGCCGGACACATTGGTCTTCCCCTCCATCTCGCTGCTGCACCTGGGCGTACTGCCGACGCTGGCCGGCTTCGACGGCATCATCCTGAAGGATGCAGCGGCGCACCACTCGATCCAGGAAGCCTGCCTGCGCGCGCGCTCCGATGGCGTGGAATGGCAGGCCTTCGGCCACAACGATGCGGAGGACCTCGCCGGCAAGCTCGCCCGCCAGCCGCCGGGTCGCACCAAGGTCATCGCCACCGACGGCGCCTATTCCATGGGTGGCGCCTACCCGCCGCTCGCGGAGTACGCGCGGCTCGCCAGGAAGCACAACGCCGTCGTCTATGTCGACGACGCGCATGGCTTCGGCATCCTGGGCGAAGCTCCGGACGCGGCAATGCCTTACGGGCACGGCGGCAACGGCATGCTGCGGCACATGGGCCTGGACTGCGTGGCCGACCGCATCGTCTACGTCGCGGGCCTGTCGAAGGCCTTCTCTTCGTACGCGGCGTTCGTCACCTGCACCGAC
- a CDS encoding fatty acid desaturase, producing the protein MLAEPEALVLSRSDSERPRSRRLARIDAWLARALQYPEDAFMVRRFAVLALSAAFAAWALFHRSWWAVLLVYLAILVQGETLGLFMHMLSHRRLWRRPWRFLDVMPTWLVSPWLGEPPFLFATEHVVNHHAHDNGPRDLSCTMPYQRDSWGELGRYIGRFLAGRTGAAGLSRMLRSRGSPRAVRRFHAGQLLFAALFLGMLWVDWVAALLLVAVPYVFVQAANRANNWTEHAFINPDCPGDPLGNAYTIVDSPFNTRASYNEGYHATHHRHPGLPNHLWPQSFRDEIDAYRAADHLVFRGISSNDIFFLLMGRDYRALARHYVPWPDRPRSEDEVVAMLRQRVARLP; encoded by the coding sequence GTGCTGGCAGAGCCCGAAGCCCTTGTGCTGTCCCGCAGCGACTCCGAGCGGCCACGCTCGCGCCGGCTTGCACGCATCGACGCATGGCTGGCGCGCGCGCTGCAGTATCCGGAGGACGCGTTCATGGTGCGGCGCTTCGCGGTGCTGGCGCTCAGCGCCGCCTTCGCGGCCTGGGCGCTGTTCCATCGCTCCTGGTGGGCGGTACTGCTGGTCTACCTGGCCATCCTCGTGCAAGGCGAGACCCTGGGCCTGTTCATGCACATGCTCAGCCACCGCCGGTTGTGGCGCCGGCCCTGGCGCTTCCTCGACGTGATGCCCACCTGGCTGGTGTCGCCCTGGCTGGGCGAGCCGCCCTTCCTGTTTGCCACGGAGCACGTCGTCAACCACCACGCGCACGACAACGGCCCGCGCGACCTCAGTTGCACCATGCCTTACCAGCGTGACAGCTGGGGCGAACTGGGGCGCTACATCGGCCGCTTCCTGGCGGGCCGGACCGGCGCGGCCGGCCTGTCACGCATGCTGCGCAGCCGCGGCAGCCCGCGCGCGGTGCGGCGCTTCCATGCCGGCCAGCTGCTTTTCGCTGCGCTGTTCCTCGGGATGCTGTGGGTGGACTGGGTCGCGGCGCTGCTGCTCGTCGCGGTGCCCTATGTTTTCGTGCAGGCCGCCAACCGCGCCAACAACTGGACCGAGCACGCCTTCATCAACCCGGATTGCCCCGGCGACCCGCTGGGCAACGCGTACACGATCGTCGACAGCCCGTTCAACACCCGGGCGAGCTACAACGAGGGCTACCACGCGACGCACCACCGGCATCCGGGACTGCCCAACCACTTGTGGCCGCAATCGTTCCGCGATGAGATCGACGCCTATCGCGCAGCGGATCACCTCGTGTTCCGTGGCATCAGCAGCAACGACATCTTCTTCCTGCTGATGGGCCGCGACTACCGCGCGCTCGCCCGGCACTACGTGCCCTGGCCGGACCGGCCGCGCTCCGAGGACGAGGTGGTGGCGATGCTCCGCCAGCGCGTCGCGCGACTGCCATGA